The Planctomycetia bacterium genome includes a window with the following:
- a CDS encoding tetratricopeptide repeat protein — protein MRSFPYPLALLLPLLAFAGCAEQDPLDQADELMGRKRYSHAIVVYDRILAENPKSAAALIGRGRAHASAGKTEAALADFSQAILVDPRRSEAFYRRADVYEKLGDMAAANADVASAHEVDPDYRWAFANVEGPSAPRVDFEVDEEFEDWQARQPEAEHVAHVAAAEVAENDFDAFSGGWFDLSERQSRDSKLDREAYVSKYQPGMQIGESAVRSQAASDPLMKWKTAGDAATDPRTPFWLRRRMESSATTLAPTTTKAAKPVVVTPPAPVPNPYVRVPIPAPAGSASAQNKPASPGPQRPTGSPFPQAPVRSTGR, from the coding sequence ATGCGTTCATTCCCATATCCGCTAGCACTACTCCTTCCGCTGCTGGCGTTTGCCGGTTGCGCCGAGCAAGATCCACTGGATCAGGCCGACGAGCTGATGGGACGCAAGCGATACAGCCACGCCATCGTCGTCTACGACCGTATCTTGGCGGAGAATCCTAAGTCAGCGGCCGCACTCATCGGGCGTGGCCGCGCTCATGCCTCGGCGGGCAAAACAGAGGCGGCGTTGGCCGATTTCTCCCAGGCAATCTTGGTTGATCCGCGCCGCTCTGAAGCCTTCTACCGCCGGGCCGACGTCTACGAAAAGCTGGGTGACATGGCCGCCGCCAACGCCGACGTGGCGAGCGCTCACGAGGTCGATCCGGACTACCGCTGGGCGTTTGCCAACGTTGAAGGACCTTCCGCACCCCGTGTGGACTTTGAAGTGGATGAGGAGTTCGAGGACTGGCAGGCCAGGCAGCCAGAGGCCGAGCACGTGGCGCACGTCGCGGCGGCGGAGGTTGCCGAGAACGACTTCGACGCGTTCAGCGGCGGCTGGTTCGATCTGTCCGAGCGTCAGTCGCGCGATAGCAAACTGGACCGGGAGGCCTACGTCAGCAAATATCAGCCCGGCATGCAGATCGGGGAGTCGGCCGTGCGTTCGCAGGCTGCCAGCGATCCGCTCATGAAATGGAAGACTGCGGGAGACGCTGCGACCGACCCGCGCACGCCGTTTTGGTTGCGTCGCCGCATGGAGTCGTCTGCCACGACCCTGGCCCCGACGACAACGAAGGCCGCGAAGCCAGTGGTCGTGACGCCGCCTGCGCCGGTCCCCAATCCCTATGTGCGAGTGCCGATTCCTGCGCCGGCCGGTAGCGCAAGCGCACAAAACAAGCCGGCCTCTCCGGGCCCTCAGCGCCCCACCGGTTCGCCGTTTCCTCAGGCGCCGGTCCGTAGCACGGGCCGATAG
- the cls gene encoding cardiolipin synthase, translated as MDYFSWLAVLLLVGDWLIRLGLSFRVIMRRRPVGTSLAWLSIILLLPFLGGFLYVLVGETYLGRTRAGRAERLTERFRGKQLAAAEQLDVSRYGPGGRALARLSKRLVGLDAQSGNRWELLTSAPEFFARLIADVDAARESIYLQFYIWHNGGLANDVLAAVERAAKRGVRCWIQVDALGSSAFVRSPAFRQLKEAGAEVHAALPVGLIRLWFRRLDLRNHRKIVVIDERLGYTGSQNLVDPRYFKQDAHVGEWVDAMTRIEGPVVDALWLTFASDWELDTGEALKKQHSLAVPSQSDAIMQAIPSGPQFKPEVINQILLTAVYSAQTELVITSPYFVPDENLMTALTSASLRGVAVTVVVPAKNDSRLVRLASESMSGDLLAHGVRIMGFNGGLLHTKSITVDGRMSLFGSLNLDPRSLWLNFEISLLIYDEGFTKSLRNLQERYIQQSTALRLDDWLACSLTRRAVRNAVRLLAPLL; from the coding sequence ATGGACTACTTTTCTTGGTTGGCCGTGCTGTTGCTGGTGGGCGACTGGCTGATTCGGCTTGGGCTGTCGTTTCGCGTGATCATGCGCCGCCGCCCGGTCGGCACTTCGCTGGCCTGGCTTTCGATCATTCTGCTGTTGCCGTTTCTCGGCGGCTTTCTGTATGTGCTCGTGGGCGAGACTTACTTGGGCCGCACGCGCGCCGGGCGAGCCGAGCGCCTCACGGAACGCTTTCGCGGCAAGCAACTCGCCGCGGCCGAGCAGCTCGACGTAAGTCGTTACGGCCCGGGCGGGCGAGCGCTAGCGAGATTGTCGAAGCGGCTCGTGGGACTTGATGCCCAGTCGGGCAATCGCTGGGAGTTGCTGACCTCGGCGCCGGAGTTCTTTGCAAGGCTGATCGCCGACGTCGATGCCGCGCGCGAATCGATCTACCTGCAGTTCTATATTTGGCATAACGGCGGCCTGGCGAACGATGTGCTGGCGGCCGTCGAGCGCGCCGCCAAGCGGGGCGTGCGATGCTGGATCCAGGTCGACGCACTCGGCAGCTCTGCGTTCGTGCGCAGTCCGGCGTTTCGCCAATTGAAAGAGGCCGGGGCGGAAGTTCATGCCGCCTTACCCGTGGGCTTGATACGGCTCTGGTTTCGGCGGCTCGATCTACGGAATCATCGCAAGATCGTCGTGATTGACGAGCGCCTGGGCTATACCGGCAGCCAGAACCTGGTTGATCCTCGATACTTCAAACAAGACGCGCATGTCGGCGAGTGGGTCGACGCGATGACGCGGATCGAAGGCCCGGTTGTCGATGCGCTCTGGCTGACGTTCGCGTCGGACTGGGAACTGGATACCGGCGAAGCGCTGAAGAAGCAACATAGCCTCGCGGTTCCCAGTCAATCGGACGCCATTATGCAGGCGATTCCGAGCGGACCTCAATTCAAGCCGGAAGTGATCAACCAGATCCTGTTGACCGCGGTCTATTCGGCGCAAACGGAGTTGGTCATTACGTCGCCGTATTTCGTGCCGGACGAAAACCTCATGACCGCGCTCACGAGCGCCTCGCTCCGCGGCGTGGCGGTGACCGTCGTCGTGCCGGCGAAGAACGATTCACGCCTGGTGCGGCTGGCCAGCGAATCCATGTCGGGCGATCTCCTCGCGCACGGCGTGCGGATCATGGGCTTCAACGGCGGTCTGCTGCACACCAAGAGCATCACCGTGGACGGACGGATGTCGCTGTTCGGTTCGCTAAATCTCGACCCGCGCTCGCTGTGGCTGAATTTCGAGATCTCGCTGCTGATCTACGACGAAGGGTTTACCAAGTCGCTGCGCAACTTGCAGGAGCGGTACATTCAACAATCAACTGCATTGCGCTTGGACGACTGGCTCGCCTGCTCGCTGACGCGACGCGCCGTGCGTAATGCAGTCCGTCTGCTGGCCCCGCTGCTTTAA
- a CDS encoding SRPBCC family protein: MSASAGVGLANEIKTALADKPPVAPIAFLLLRVHLAAPHSRVIAIVNRSFEVSEVSKKYRLVRRQFIPRSVEETFAFFSDAMNLEAITPAFLKFKILTPAPILLQRGTVIDYRLKIMHVPVRWQSIIETFEPNRRFTDTQLRGPYRRWHHLHEFTPVEGGTLMTDCVDYEVPLGPLGSLAHVLFVNRSLQQIFDYRQTKVIELLGEPSLEQTQAYANA, translated from the coding sequence TTGTCCGCCAGTGCTGGAGTTGGGCTTGCTAACGAGATCAAAACTGCACTGGCGGACAAGCCGCCAGTGGCGCCCATCGCATTTTTACTTCTGCGTGTGCACTTAGCCGCGCCCCACAGTCGCGTCATCGCAATCGTCAATCGTAGTTTCGAGGTGAGCGAAGTGTCCAAGAAATACCGTTTGGTGCGCCGGCAATTCATTCCGCGGAGCGTCGAGGAGACGTTTGCGTTCTTCTCCGACGCCATGAACCTGGAGGCGATCACGCCGGCGTTTCTGAAATTCAAGATCCTCACGCCCGCGCCGATCCTCCTGCAGCGCGGCACGGTGATCGACTACCGCCTGAAGATCATGCACGTGCCGGTGCGTTGGCAGTCAATTATTGAAACTTTCGAGCCGAACCGCCGCTTCACGGACACGCAGTTGCGCGGCCCCTACCGGCGCTGGCATCACCTGCACGAATTCACGCCGGTCGAAGGGGGCACGCTGATGACGGACTGTGTGGACTACGAAGTTCCATTAGGCCCGCTGGGTTCATTGGCGCACGTGCTGTTCGTCAATCGCTCACTTCAACAGATTTTCGACTACCGGCAAACCAAGGTAATTGAACTGCTCGGCGAACCCTCGCTGGAGCAAACTCAAGCTTATGCAAACGCGTAG
- a CDS encoding PQQ-dependent sugar dehydrogenase, translated as MAQLSRCIVVRQCLLAVSICLLCSDTSFADQPYGLEQRVPWTRSKLVGSPEPPLPYTVARMFEQLELKKPIYLAEEPATGHLLAILEGTDAEHPSRIVRFDNRQDATVAEPYFELPGRLIYSICFHPDYASNAQVFVFTNGPTGQPERTDRITRYTVTQTDTTRIDPASEQIILEWRSAGHDGGDMAFGNDGLLYISTGDGTSDSDGLNSGQTVDDLLGAVLRIDIDRPAGDRRYSSPADNPFVNMPGARPELWAYGLRNPWRMSYDPTSGQLWAGNNGQDLWETAHLVRPGENYGWSVYEGNHPFYLGRQLGPAPLTPPTIEHHHAEFRSLTGGAVYRGKQLAALDGAYVYGDYSTGRIWGMKHDGQRAEWHRELADSSLQIAAFCLTRAGELLIVDHAGGIFRLEVSPPVVQPNAFPQLLSETGLFINTAKHEADPALVPYSVNAPAWNDGATVERFAALPDETQVTYDAGRSWTFPDGAVLVQTLSLEQPSDAVFLQRRVETRVMLKQQGEWNAYSYVWNDRQTDAQLAPKEGIDQVLAVSGENGSDVQQPWRVPSRAECLACHSRAANFVLGLASMQLDREHSYGAVRDNQLRAWEHAGLFTAPLPKDDDAPARLVDPYDDQQPLEARARSYLHVNCSACHMEAGGGNAKMELGWSTAKERMNLVAARPQHDTFGVDNAMLVHPGDPERSVLWQRLRRRGPGQMPPVASRVNDENAVRLFQNWIAQLPPDRPLVKQWALDDFPPSWEQELADHSTEAGERHFRGTGCIQCHRLEKEGGVVGPDLAAIGQRLKPTEMLEAILLPSKVISPGYAGVTIETVDGRLITGRIEQEDADQLIVRPASSTEPSVVIQIADIEARHPLETSNMPSGTVDVLQKDEIVDLVAFLMSLRGTPASGR; from the coding sequence ATGGCCCAGCTTTCGCGGTGCATTGTCGTCCGGCAATGTTTGCTTGCCGTTTCAATTTGCCTGCTCTGCTCGGACACATCGTTCGCGGATCAGCCTTACGGCCTCGAGCAGCGCGTTCCTTGGACGCGATCCAAACTCGTCGGATCGCCGGAACCGCCGCTGCCATACACCGTGGCGAGGATGTTCGAGCAACTGGAATTGAAAAAGCCGATCTATCTGGCTGAGGAGCCGGCGACCGGCCATCTCTTGGCGATTCTGGAAGGGACCGACGCGGAGCACCCGTCGCGGATCGTGCGCTTCGATAACCGGCAGGACGCCACCGTCGCCGAGCCGTATTTCGAATTGCCGGGCAGGTTGATCTACTCAATCTGCTTTCATCCGGATTACGCTTCGAACGCTCAAGTGTTTGTGTTCACGAACGGCCCGACCGGCCAGCCGGAGCGGACGGATCGCATTACGCGTTACACGGTCACGCAAACCGATACGACGCGCATCGATCCCGCGTCGGAGCAAATTATCCTGGAATGGCGCTCCGCAGGACACGACGGCGGCGACATGGCCTTCGGCAACGACGGCCTGCTGTACATTTCCACCGGCGACGGCACCAGCGATTCCGACGGCTTGAATTCTGGGCAGACGGTGGACGACCTCCTGGGCGCCGTGCTACGGATCGACATCGACCGTCCTGCGGGCGATCGACGCTATTCGTCGCCCGCTGACAATCCGTTCGTCAACATGCCAGGCGCGCGGCCGGAGCTTTGGGCCTACGGACTGCGGAACCCCTGGCGAATGAGCTATGACCCGACGTCCGGCCAACTCTGGGCGGGCAACAATGGGCAAGACCTGTGGGAAACCGCGCATCTGGTGCGGCCGGGCGAGAACTATGGATGGAGCGTGTATGAAGGCAACCATCCGTTTTATTTGGGCCGCCAGCTTGGTCCCGCGCCGCTTACGCCGCCGACGATCGAGCACCACCACGCTGAGTTTCGCTCGCTCACCGGCGGAGCGGTCTACCGCGGGAAGCAACTCGCGGCGCTTGACGGCGCATACGTTTACGGCGACTACTCGACCGGCCGCATCTGGGGCATGAAGCACGATGGTCAGCGCGCGGAATGGCACCGAGAGCTGGCCGATTCATCGCTGCAAATTGCGGCCTTCTGCCTGACCCGCGCCGGCGAGCTACTGATCGTCGACCACGCCGGCGGGATTTTTCGTTTGGAAGTCTCGCCGCCGGTCGTGCAACCGAACGCTTTCCCGCAACTGCTCAGCGAAACGGGGCTATTCATCAATACGGCCAAGCACGAGGCCGACCCGGCGCTCGTGCCGTACTCGGTGAACGCGCCGGCCTGGAACGACGGCGCGACGGTAGAACGCTTCGCGGCCTTACCGGATGAAACGCAGGTGACATACGACGCGGGACGAAGCTGGACTTTCCCCGATGGCGCCGTTTTGGTGCAGACCTTGTCGCTGGAGCAGCCTTCCGACGCGGTATTCTTGCAGCGTCGCGTCGAAACGCGCGTCATGCTTAAACAGCAAGGTGAATGGAACGCATACAGCTACGTCTGGAACGACCGGCAAACGGATGCGCAACTTGCGCCGAAGGAGGGGATCGACCAAGTGCTCGCCGTAAGCGGCGAGAACGGCAGCGACGTCCAACAACCCTGGCGCGTGCCGAGCCGCGCGGAATGCCTGGCGTGTCATAGTCGCGCCGCCAACTTCGTGCTCGGCCTGGCGTCGATGCAACTGGATCGTGAACATTCCTACGGCGCTGTCCGTGACAACCAGTTGCGCGCCTGGGAACATGCCGGACTGTTCACAGCGCCGCTGCCGAAAGACGACGACGCCCCGGCGCGACTCGTCGATCCCTACGACGATCAACAGCCGCTGGAAGCGCGGGCGCGATCATATCTGCACGTGAATTGCTCCGCTTGTCACATGGAGGCCGGCGGCGGCAATGCCAAAATGGAGTTGGGCTGGAGCACGGCGAAAGAGCGGATGAACCTCGTCGCGGCGCGTCCGCAACATGATACGTTTGGCGTCGATAACGCCATGCTCGTTCACCCCGGAGATCCCGAACGCTCGGTGCTTTGGCAGCGGCTTCGTCGTCGCGGGCCAGGACAAATGCCGCCAGTAGCCTCCCGCGTTAATGACGAGAACGCCGTGCGGTTATTTCAAAACTGGATCGCGCAGTTACCACCGGATCGGCCATTGGTGAAGCAGTGGGCGCTCGATGATTTCCCCCCAAGTTGGGAGCAAGAACTCGCGGACCATTCCACGGAAGCCGGCGAGCGTCATTTTCGCGGGACGGGCTGCATTCAATGTCATCGACTGGAAAAGGAAGGTGGCGTGGTCGGCCCGGATCTGGCAGCGATCGGCCAGCGGCTCAAACCGACGGAGATGCTTGAGGCCATTCTGCTGCCATCGAAAGTGATTTCCCCGGGCTACGCGGGCGTGACCATCGAAACCGTCGACGGTCGCCTGATCACGGGCCGAATTGAGCAGGAAGACGCCGATCAACTGATTGTGCGACCGGCGTCGTCGACGGAGCCGAGCGTGGTGATTCAGATTGCCGACATCGAAGCGCGGCATCCTTTGGAGACTTCGAATATGCCCAGCGGCACCGTCGATGTCCTGCAGAAGGACGAGATCGTGGATCTCGTGGCCTTCCTCATGTCGCTGCGCGGCACGCCCGCGAGTGGCCGCTAA
- a CDS encoding dihydrodipicolinate synthase family protein: MTAELPRPLRGIVPPLVTPLVDRDALDVAGLERLIEHILAGGVHGLFILGTTGEAPSLSYRLRNEVIRRACRQVAGRVPVLVGITDTSFIETIHLAQAAAAAGAQGVVLAPPYYFTAGQSELLAYLEALAPEMPLPLYLYNMPSHTKLVFQPALVRQAADLPNVVGLKDSSANMIYFHELLHLFEGRRDFSLLVGPEELLAETLMLGGHGGINGGANFFPRLYVDLYEAARAKDLDRVGVLHRQVIRISTTIYSVTRDSSSYLRGLKCALSCLGLCDDFLAEPFRRFGEEEREKIRGYLADLKLL; this comes from the coding sequence ATGACCGCTGAACTCCCGCGCCCCCTTCGCGGCATTGTGCCGCCGCTTGTTACGCCGCTGGTCGACCGAGACGCCCTCGACGTGGCCGGGCTGGAGCGTTTGATTGAACACATCCTGGCCGGCGGCGTGCACGGACTGTTCATCCTCGGCACGACCGGCGAAGCGCCCAGCCTGAGCTACCGCCTGCGCAATGAAGTCATCCGTCGCGCGTGCCGACAGGTCGCCGGGCGCGTGCCGGTGTTGGTGGGCATCACCGATACGTCATTCATCGAGACGATTCATCTGGCGCAGGCGGCGGCCGCGGCCGGAGCGCAGGGCGTCGTGCTGGCGCCGCCGTATTACTTCACCGCGGGGCAGAGCGAGCTGCTGGCCTATCTCGAGGCGCTCGCGCCGGAGATGCCGCTGCCGTTGTATCTCTACAACATGCCGAGCCACACGAAACTGGTGTTTCAACCGGCGCTGGTGCGGCAAGCGGCCGACTTACCGAACGTCGTAGGGCTGAAAGATAGTTCGGCGAACATGATCTACTTCCACGAATTGCTGCACCTGTTCGAGGGGCGACGCGACTTTTCGCTTCTCGTCGGTCCTGAAGAATTGCTGGCCGAGACCCTGATGCTCGGCGGGCATGGCGGCATCAACGGCGGCGCCAACTTCTTTCCGCGCCTGTACGTGGACCTCTACGAAGCCGCCCGGGCGAAAGATCTCGATCGCGTCGGCGTACTTCACCGCCAAGTGATTCGCATCAGCACGACGATTTACAGCGTCACGCGCGATAGCTCCAGCTACCTGCGCGGCCTCAAATGCGCGCTCTCCTGCCTGGGCCTGTGCGACGATTTCCTAGCCGAGCCATTCCGCCGTTTCGGCGAGGAAGAACGCGAAAAGATCCGCGGCTATCTGGCGGATTTGAAGCTGCTTTAG
- a CDS encoding glycosyltransferase, producing the protein MKVLALTEGADHVCCRYRIEAFAGALAERGALLTTLPLATTTWGRLQQFRQAGRADMVILQRKLLPIWQLQLLRRCAQRLIYDFDDALFHRDSYSRKPAESWTRLSRFWATVYAADLVVAGNEYLANRARTYIEPCRVAVLPTCVTPNHYPVARHERQGEGIELVWIGQHSTLPSLSQAEACLAAAADAIPGLGLRVICDRFPKLAGLPIRAVQWSRGSEATNIAAADIGINWLPDDPWSQGKCGLKVLQYMSAGLPVVGNPVGMNREMIVPGETGFLASTPEEWSEAVRQLAYCAALRRRMGAAARALVNARYSVARWSEEFASLILGHGSERLEGTHFTSSQNRTPVSYVEAAA; encoded by the coding sequence ATGAAGGTTCTGGCGCTGACCGAAGGAGCCGACCACGTCTGCTGCCGGTATCGCATTGAGGCCTTTGCCGGCGCCTTGGCTGAGCGTGGGGCGCTGCTAACCACGTTGCCGCTCGCCACCACGACCTGGGGACGCCTGCAACAATTCCGCCAGGCCGGCCGCGCCGATATGGTCATCCTGCAACGCAAGTTGTTGCCGATTTGGCAGTTGCAATTGCTGCGGCGCTGCGCTCAACGACTGATTTACGATTTCGACGACGCCTTGTTCCATCGCGATAGCTATAGCCGCAAACCGGCCGAAAGCTGGACCCGGCTGTCGCGCTTCTGGGCGACCGTCTATGCCGCCGACCTCGTCGTCGCTGGCAATGAATACCTCGCGAACCGCGCGCGAACCTACATCGAACCCTGCCGCGTCGCGGTCTTGCCGACCTGCGTGACGCCAAATCACTATCCAGTCGCCCGGCATGAACGCCAGGGCGAAGGAATCGAGCTGGTCTGGATCGGCCAGCACAGCACGCTGCCATCGCTGTCGCAAGCTGAGGCGTGCCTCGCGGCCGCGGCGGATGCGATCCCGGGATTAGGTTTGCGTGTGATCTGCGATCGCTTTCCCAAGTTGGCTGGCTTGCCAATTCGCGCGGTGCAGTGGTCGCGCGGTTCGGAAGCGACGAACATCGCCGCGGCCGATATCGGCATTAATTGGCTTCCGGACGATCCCTGGAGCCAAGGCAAATGCGGCCTGAAGGTGTTGCAGTATATGTCGGCCGGTTTGCCCGTCGTGGGAAACCCAGTCGGGATGAACCGGGAAATGATCGTGCCGGGCGAGACCGGCTTTCTGGCCAGCACGCCGGAAGAGTGGAGCGAAGCGGTGCGGCAGCTTGCCTATTGCGCGGCCTTGCGTCGCCGCATGGGGGCCGCGGCCCGAGCGCTGGTTAATGCGCGATACAGCGTAGCTCGTTGGTCCGAAGAGTTCGCCTCACTCATTCTGGGACACGGCTCAGAACGCCTTGAGGGAACGCATTTCACGTCCAGTCAGAACCGAACGCCAGTCAGCTATGTGGAGGCGGCGGCATGA
- a CDS encoding N-acetylneuraminate synthase family protein — protein MINPLWNWFPTPSNRPRNGALVVAEIGQNHNGSRRLAEQLVDAAVWAGADAVKLVKRDLDSELSRDARERPYQSRHAYGRTYGEHRAALELTIDDHAALAERARRHGLLCIGTGCDLASVDAYCRIGVDGLKIASRDVDNLPLVDHIAARGLPVFMSTGMSPLEEIDAAAEVLNARRARWAVLHCTSLYPTPLEDVHLRSIQTLADRYQVPVGFSDHSPGILIAPLAVAFGALVIEKHLTLDRAAQGSDHACSLEPDELRELIGNLRASETALGDASKPVPQAVTPIRARLGRSLVARVAIPAGTRIEAEMLTLKCPGDGIHWTERHAVVGHHARGDIAVDDLLTLDDVSTEAPKTKVLPKARM, from the coding sequence GTGATCAATCCGCTCTGGAATTGGTTTCCCACGCCGTCAAATCGTCCACGCAACGGCGCGCTGGTAGTCGCGGAAATCGGCCAGAATCATAACGGCAGCCGCCGGTTGGCCGAACAGCTCGTCGACGCGGCCGTTTGGGCTGGCGCCGACGCTGTCAAACTGGTCAAGCGCGACCTGGATAGCGAGTTATCTCGCGACGCCCGCGAGCGCCCCTATCAATCGCGTCACGCCTACGGCCGCACCTATGGCGAACACCGCGCCGCGTTGGAGTTGACCATCGACGATCACGCGGCGCTGGCCGAACGCGCGCGTCGTCACGGACTGTTGTGCATCGGCACGGGCTGCGACCTGGCGAGCGTCGACGCTTATTGCCGCATCGGTGTCGATGGCTTGAAGATCGCCTCGCGGGACGTGGACAACTTGCCGCTCGTCGATCACATCGCCGCGCGCGGCCTGCCCGTCTTCATGTCGACGGGAATGTCGCCGCTGGAGGAAATCGACGCCGCGGCCGAAGTGCTGAATGCGCGTCGCGCCCGCTGGGCCGTGTTGCATTGCACGTCGCTCTACCCCACGCCGCTCGAAGACGTGCATCTCCGCAGCATTCAAACCTTGGCCGATCGTTACCAAGTCCCGGTCGGTTTTTCGGATCACTCGCCTGGGATTCTCATCGCGCCCTTGGCGGTTGCTTTCGGCGCCCTGGTCATCGAAAAACACCTCACGCTCGACCGCGCCGCGCAAGGTTCCGACCACGCCTGTTCGTTGGAACCCGATGAGTTGCGCGAACTGATTGGCAACCTTCGCGCCTCGGAAACGGCGCTCGGCGATGCTTCCAAGCCGGTGCCGCAGGCGGTGACTCCCATTCGGGCGCGGCTGGGGCGCAGCCTGGTCGCCCGTGTCGCGATTCCGGCCGGCACGCGCATCGAAGCAGAGATGCTGACGCTCAAATGCCCCGGCGACGGGATTCACTGGACCGAACGTCACGCGGTGGTTGGTCACCACGCCCGAGGCGACATTGCGGTCGACGACTTGCTCACTCTGGACGATGTCTCGACCGAGGCGCCGAAGACAAAGGTTCTCCCCAAAGCCCGCATGTAG
- a CDS encoding inositol monophosphatase family protein has protein sequence MNEKALKDRLEVAVAAAREAGDITLRYFCTDGYHIERKQDATPVTEADRGSELHLRERISKAFPDDAILGEEFPDTPGTSGYRWILDPIDGTKSFISGVPLYGTLVGVEHERASVIGVIHMPGLDEMVYAAKGQGAWHVVRGGSPQPARVSEKVKLSDGLLTYCELRTFTNCGRGEAFRQLEAASWLTRTWGDCYGYLLVATGRAEAMIDPVMNVWDAGAIQPILEEAGGTFTDWSGQPTIHSQEGIGTNGKVLEEILSITRSATRKR, from the coding sequence ATGAACGAGAAGGCGCTCAAAGACCGGTTGGAAGTCGCCGTCGCGGCCGCGCGCGAGGCGGGGGATATCACGCTCCGTTATTTTTGCACGGACGGATATCACATTGAACGTAAGCAAGACGCCACGCCGGTCACCGAAGCCGACCGCGGCTCGGAGTTGCACCTCCGCGAACGCATCAGCAAGGCCTTTCCGGACGACGCCATCCTGGGCGAGGAGTTTCCCGACACGCCGGGTACTTCCGGCTATCGCTGGATTCTCGATCCCATCGACGGTACCAAGTCGTTTATCTCCGGCGTACCGCTTTATGGCACCTTAGTCGGCGTCGAACATGAGCGAGCCAGCGTGATCGGCGTCATTCACATGCCGGGGCTCGACGAAATGGTTTACGCCGCTAAAGGACAGGGCGCCTGGCACGTCGTTCGAGGCGGTTCGCCGCAACCGGCGCGCGTCAGTGAGAAGGTCAAGCTATCCGACGGACTACTCACTTACTGCGAGCTGCGCACCTTCACGAATTGCGGGCGCGGCGAAGCGTTTCGCCAGTTGGAAGCCGCCTCCTGGCTGACGCGCACTTGGGGCGATTGCTACGGCTACCTGCTCGTGGCCACTGGGCGTGCCGAGGCGATGATCGATCCCGTGATGAACGTCTGGGACGCCGGCGCCATTCAGCCGATTCTCGAAGAAGCCGGCGGCACCTTCACGGACTGGTCCGGCCAGCCGACCATCCACAGCCAGGAAGGCATCGGCACTAACGGCAAGGTGCTCGAAGAGATTCTTTCGATCACGCGCAGTGCAACTCGCAAGCGCTAA